The following proteins are encoded in a genomic region of bacterium:
- the map gene encoding type I methionyl aminopeptidase: protein MIILKSKEEIERIKIAGEIIKNTFLKLSGMIKPGITTLYLNNIAHNLIIKEGGRPAFLGYRGFPCSICTSINEEVIHGIPSKRILKNGDLLKVDIGVFYKGYCADAARTYAIGDISPLCFKLKDVACEAFKRAISNCKNGGSTRDISYSIQNYVEGFGFSVVRDFGGHGIGKELHEEPEILNYVSKDNIRLKEGMVFCIEPMVNEGKSEVFIHSNKWTVITKDRKLSSHFEETVAITNNGALILT, encoded by the coding sequence ATGATAATACTTAAATCCAAAGAAGAGATAGAGAGGATAAAAATAGCAGGAGAAATAATCAAAAATACATTTTTGAAGCTTTCCGGGATGATAAAACCAGGGATTACCACGCTTTATTTAAATAATATAGCTCATAATTTGATAATAAAGGAGGGTGGAAGGCCTGCATTCCTTGGTTATCGTGGATTCCCTTGCTCTATATGCACATCCATAAATGAGGAGGTAATCCACGGCATACCTAGCAAAAGAATCCTCAAAAATGGTGATTTATTAAAGGTAGATATTGGTGTATTTTATAAAGGGTATTGTGCAGATGCGGCAAGGACATATGCTATTGGCGATATATCCCCTTTATGTTTTAAGCTAAAAGATGTGGCATGTGAGGCATTTAAAAGGGCGATTTCTAATTGCAAAAATGGAGGTTCTACAAGGGATATATCTTATTCAATCCAAAATTATGTTGAAGGCTTTGGTTTTTCTGTTGTTCGGGATTTTGGAGGACATGGGATTGGAAAAGAGCTACACGAAGAGCCAGAGATTTTAAATTATGTATCCAAAGATAATATTCGCCTTAAAGAGGGAATGGTATTTTGCATAGAGCCAATGGTAAATGAGGGAAAGAGCGAGGTTTTTATACATTCCAATAAATGGACAGTGATCACAAAGGATAGAAAGCTATCAAGCCATTTTGAGGAGACGGTTGCCATTACAAACAATGGCGCCCTTATATTAACATGA
- the infA gene encoding translation initiation factor IF-1, producing MKKEEKVIVKGKVLEVLPNAMFKVKVSEKHIVLAHVSGKMRMHYIKILPGDEVNVEISPYDLTRGRVIYRE from the coding sequence ATGAAAAAAGAGGAGAAGGTAATTGTAAAGGGAAAGGTTTTGGAGGTTCTTCCCAATGCAATGTTTAAGGTCAAGGTCTCTGAAAAGCATATTGTTTTAGCGCATGTCTCTGGAAAAATGAGGATGCATTATATAAAAATTCTTCCCGGTGATGAGGTTAATGTTGAAATCTCTCCCTATGACCTTACAAGGGGGAGGGTGATATATCGGGAATAA
- the rpmJ gene encoding 50S ribosomal protein L36 codes for MKVGSSVKKICEKCKIIKRKGRVRVICPNPKHKQRQG; via the coding sequence ATGAAAGTGGGAAGTTCGGTAAAGAAGATTTGCGAAAAGTGCAAGATTATAAAGAGAAAGGGAAGGGTAAGGGTGATTTGCCCAAATCCCAAGCATAAACAAAGACAGGGTTAA